In Chrysiogenes arsenatis DSM 11915, the following proteins share a genomic window:
- a CDS encoding DUF697 domain-containing protein has protein sequence MESELLALQAENCIKNHVIAAMGIGLIPSSLVNIAGIAGIEVKLIRDLANIYAFPVPHQLVAYKILISLIGSIGPVYLSTKMHTALKGVPLIGHAVYVGLLSITGGAAVYAVGKIFQKHYASGGTFLSSDNSVIRKCFKKYYAEGKQVARACAISSEKR, from the coding sequence ATGGAGAGCGAATTACTGGCGTTACAAGCCGAAAATTGCATTAAAAATCATGTGATTGCCGCCATGGGGATAGGACTCATCCCTTCGTCATTGGTGAATATCGCTGGCATTGCCGGGATCGAAGTGAAACTGATCCGCGATCTGGCAAACATCTACGCGTTTCCTGTACCGCACCAACTGGTCGCCTACAAAATACTTATTTCCCTGATCGGGAGTATTGGCCCGGTCTACCTCTCTACCAAAATGCATACGGCACTCAAAGGGGTGCCACTAATTGGTCATGCCGTGTATGTCGGCTTGCTCTCAATTACTGGTGGAGCCGCCGTGTATGCGGTTGGGAAGATATTTCAAAAACATTATGCCAGTGGCGGAACATTTCTGAGTAGTGACAATTCTGTGATTCGGAAATGTTTCAAGAAATATTATGCCGAAGGGAAGCAAGTGGCGCGTGCGTGTGCCATCAGTAGCGAAAAACGATAA
- a CDS encoding type I polyketide synthase: MSQTHHYQDAIRKASATIEQLIAENERLKHRERVAIIGMACRLPGGANSPAEYWQLLSDGVDAISPIPAERWDAARYYSADPEQPGMMYVREGGFLSTSPYEFDPRFFGISPKEAKSLDPQQRLLLELAWEALEDAGIDPNSLQGSRTGVFIGMCSHDYDLPHVCGNDFSRIDPYSLTGYTFSTAAGRISYTFGFEGPSLPVDTACSSSLVALHLARQSLQSGECDLALVGGVNMMLTPDPLIAFCKLRALAPDGRCKTFSASANGYSRGEGGGMLVLQRHTDAVRNQHRILALVCGSAINNDGRSNGMTAPNGLAQQRVIAAALSDAGVMPNDIAYVEAHGTGTPLGDPIEIEALAAAFGSTRPAPLLVGSVKTNIGHLEAAAGVAGVIKLVLALQHQQIPRHLHCSNPSPHMAWERMPISIVTDGAAWPRNEKPRRAGISGFGFSGTNAHIILEEAPPSLTIASTDRRDSYILLLTAADESTLRNLAKRVAEYVERDDAPPLASICHTAALGRHHFPSRVALVGDTHEKMRQQVQAFQQQESSEGVYPHTSLSSRTLNPVFLFTGQGSQYPGMGRTLYETSPVYRDAVDHCDQLFTPLLGRSIRDVMHTGTEAELAQTVYTQPAIFTLEYALARLWKSWGVTPAAVIGHSIGEFVAACIAGVLSLEDAITLVAHRGRLMNSLPAGGVMAAALCPEARVLPVLAPFADHVSVAAVNSPATVVVSGTAYGVNAVTDILKQQGISVQYLTVSHAFHSHLMDPVLDQFERIAATLTYHRPTLPVISNVTGLPAQGEDLCTPAYWRRHLRGAVRFGDSIAWLQSQGYNLFLEIGASATLSSFVRHVPGDSRCIASLKRGVSPWVTLTHSIGELSTAGVNINWQQYHAPWPYARVAFPTYPFHRERYCVNPVAQPALHAPSAPHQQAAVGHPLLGLLLDSPSPEQRYINTLDTVHQSWLSGHAAHGSVILPAAGFIEIALSVVQRAHATAASLQLTQLNLLNPLVVCETPTAIQTLYHPSSDMIEVFSQLPDGKWQCHARLHGHAAEAPPSLVAFPDLLSGQHFSGATLYAELEKYNFFYRGMFQSVREFTLANTALVGTVTIDPHAVSPYILHPALLDGCLTLSAAMLVYSAEPIPAGVSFAPAACESLQMTGKGAVTLRVHCQLRERSPVQVIFDIAAFDERGNVHLTLHGLTLKRFRRETLPASTPPLRYDFVWRTAPVALDNQPFPSGRWIVLSDGSRWAHALANALHEHGATVRMLDTQAALQATVTQEWLEQEPLRGILSCWSESVTKNLTLVHHMLALGITPPLFFITAGVFNPTGMDRAICTSGAALWGFGASIAAERTELRCTLIDLSLWPSADEMIACLHELAANTSEGRIVLRGSSRYVARLTPSTATVSAPESLTLPITDGFCLDIPTRGSIDALEVVTRSRRTPNAGEVEVQIHAVGLNFRDVLNVLGRYPGDPGMPGFECSGVVVAVGDGVTSIVAGDRVVVLNAEGCIADYITVAATQCMSIPQNWRYVEAATIPVAFLTAWYGVHHLAGIRAGHRVLIHAATGGVGLAAVQLCRAVGAEIFATAGSEEKRTFLREMGVAHVMDSRTVDFADTIRHLTQGAGVDSILNSLAGDAIDASLALLTEGGTFIEIGKADMRSDADIAARYPHISYHRFDLATVALQTPQILSTGFESVIADMAAGRLLPLPMTVFPVQRAREAFRFLAQARQIGKVVISLADRMRERNLSTVGVIDTAASYLITGGCGALGLLLVQWLADAGCRSMAIIGRSAPTDAASTTIEHLRQQGITILILQGDVSIPADVQRSLRTLRSALPPLKGIFHAAGVLDDALVSELHDERIERVMRPKIDAAWNLHHATEHDELDFFVLFSSFTALTGSPGQANYAAANAALDGFARWRRSQGLAATSMNWGAWGAVGMATRGGREERLAARGIRSMAPDDAFAAMEVALRTHTTQCAIADIDPVQLASFLVSTAHDLLAEVRNPNAITSDHTEDPAAMWLAQCRAAAPTEQSACMLKVVQVLAAKVMGQSDPERIEIDRPLQEQGFDSLMAVDLRNMLARTLAVELPVSLLFDYPTPLKMSQYLLPTVVPLTNWSETTSESDSAHEKSADDLVDEIERLLNGGSV, from the coding sequence ATGTCACAGACGCATCACTATCAGGACGCCATTCGGAAAGCTTCGGCCACAATCGAGCAACTGATAGCCGAAAACGAACGGCTCAAACACCGCGAGCGAGTGGCAATTATTGGTATGGCGTGCCGTTTACCGGGTGGGGCGAATTCGCCTGCTGAGTATTGGCAGCTATTGTCGGATGGAGTTGATGCCATTTCGCCCATTCCGGCTGAGCGCTGGGATGCTGCCCGATACTATTCTGCTGACCCCGAACAACCGGGAATGATGTACGTGCGCGAAGGGGGATTTCTTTCCACGTCGCCCTATGAGTTTGACCCCCGCTTTTTTGGCATTTCTCCGAAAGAGGCAAAATCACTTGATCCACAACAGCGGCTTTTATTGGAACTCGCGTGGGAAGCATTGGAAGATGCTGGCATCGATCCCAATTCATTGCAAGGGAGTCGTACGGGTGTCTTTATAGGCATGTGCAGCCATGATTATGACTTGCCGCATGTATGTGGCAATGATTTCTCCCGCATTGATCCATATTCACTCACTGGATATACATTTAGCACCGCCGCGGGACGTATTTCGTATACGTTCGGTTTTGAAGGGCCGAGTCTCCCTGTCGATACGGCGTGCTCGTCGTCGTTAGTTGCCCTTCACCTCGCCCGTCAATCGTTGCAATCAGGTGAGTGTGATCTGGCGCTCGTTGGTGGGGTAAACATGATGCTAACCCCTGATCCGTTAATTGCTTTTTGTAAACTACGCGCGCTTGCACCTGACGGTCGCTGCAAGACTTTTTCGGCTTCCGCCAATGGATATAGCCGCGGCGAAGGCGGTGGGATGCTGGTACTGCAACGGCATACCGATGCGGTGCGCAATCAGCACCGCATTCTGGCGCTAGTGTGCGGGAGCGCTATCAACAATGATGGCCGCAGTAATGGGATGACTGCCCCAAACGGCTTAGCACAACAACGGGTTATTGCCGCTGCTTTATCTGACGCTGGGGTAATGCCAAACGATATTGCGTATGTCGAAGCACACGGCACGGGTACGCCACTGGGCGACCCTATCGAAATAGAGGCTCTGGCAGCAGCGTTTGGCAGCACACGTCCAGCGCCACTCTTGGTTGGTTCAGTGAAAACCAATATCGGTCATCTGGAAGCGGCGGCAGGAGTTGCGGGTGTTATCAAGTTAGTGCTGGCATTGCAGCATCAGCAGATTCCGCGCCATTTGCATTGCTCCAATCCTTCACCACATATGGCGTGGGAGCGGATGCCAATCAGTATTGTGACGGATGGTGCGGCGTGGCCGCGTAACGAAAAACCACGCCGTGCTGGCATCAGTGGTTTCGGTTTTAGTGGAACAAACGCGCACATCATTCTGGAAGAAGCACCACCCTCACTCACGATAGCATCAACTGATAGACGCGACAGTTACATACTCCTGCTTACAGCGGCAGATGAATCTACCTTACGAAATCTTGCCAAACGGGTTGCCGAATATGTAGAGCGCGACGATGCGCCACCGCTCGCATCCATTTGCCACACCGCAGCGCTTGGTCGGCACCATTTTCCATCGCGTGTTGCGCTCGTGGGTGACACCCATGAGAAGATGCGTCAACAAGTACAGGCTTTCCAACAACAAGAATCATCTGAAGGGGTATACCCTCACACCAGTCTGTCATCAAGAACTCTGAATCCTGTTTTTCTCTTTACTGGCCAAGGATCGCAATATCCGGGTATGGGACGTACGCTTTACGAAACTTCTCCTGTCTACCGTGATGCGGTTGATCATTGTGATCAGCTTTTTACCCCACTACTGGGTCGCTCAATTCGCGATGTAATGCACACGGGAACGGAAGCCGAACTCGCACAAACCGTGTATACACAACCAGCTATCTTTACGCTGGAATATGCACTGGCACGCCTCTGGAAATCGTGGGGAGTGACTCCAGCAGCCGTTATTGGTCATAGTATTGGCGAATTTGTGGCCGCCTGCATTGCTGGAGTGCTGTCACTTGAAGATGCCATTACGTTGGTCGCTCATCGTGGACGGTTGATGAATTCCCTCCCAGCAGGAGGCGTTATGGCGGCAGCACTCTGCCCGGAAGCCCGTGTGCTCCCTGTACTTGCTCCGTTTGCCGACCATGTCTCGGTCGCTGCCGTCAATTCGCCAGCCACGGTGGTGGTGTCGGGCACCGCATACGGTGTCAATGCGGTAACGGATATATTGAAACAACAAGGAATATCGGTTCAATATCTTACCGTATCGCATGCCTTTCACTCGCATCTAATGGATCCCGTGCTTGATCAATTTGAACGCATAGCAGCCACTCTCACATATCATCGACCAACGCTTCCGGTGATTTCCAATGTGACGGGGCTTCCTGCGCAGGGAGAAGATCTCTGCACTCCAGCCTATTGGCGACGCCATCTGCGTGGAGCCGTTCGCTTTGGCGATTCTATTGCGTGGCTACAATCTCAGGGCTACAATCTTTTTCTTGAGATTGGAGCCAGTGCTACACTCTCATCCTTTGTACGGCATGTGCCGGGTGATTCCCGCTGTATCGCGTCGCTAAAGCGTGGCGTATCGCCATGGGTCACTTTGACGCATAGCATTGGTGAACTCTCCACGGCTGGGGTCAATATCAACTGGCAGCAGTATCACGCGCCATGGCCATATGCGCGGGTGGCGTTTCCCACGTACCCGTTTCACCGCGAACGATATTGTGTGAATCCAGTGGCGCAGCCTGCTCTTCACGCGCCAAGTGCGCCACACCAGCAGGCCGCTGTCGGCCATCCACTGTTGGGACTCTTGCTGGATTCCCCTTCGCCAGAACAGCGGTACATCAATACCCTTGATACGGTTCACCAAAGTTGGCTGAGTGGCCATGCGGCACACGGTTCGGTGATTCTCCCTGCTGCTGGATTTATAGAAATAGCGCTCAGTGTGGTGCAACGAGCGCACGCCACAGCAGCATCTTTACAACTCACCCAGCTCAATCTCCTGAATCCGCTGGTTGTGTGTGAAACTCCAACGGCAATCCAAACGCTTTACCATCCTTCATCGGACATGATTGAAGTGTTCAGTCAGCTACCTGACGGTAAATGGCAGTGTCATGCGCGTTTACATGGGCACGCTGCCGAAGCTCCACCCAGCTTGGTCGCATTTCCCGATCTCCTTTCTGGTCAACATTTTTCCGGCGCAACCCTCTATGCCGAACTGGAAAAGTACAACTTTTTCTACCGTGGAATGTTTCAGAGCGTTCGCGAATTCACCCTTGCAAACACAGCACTTGTCGGCACAGTAACCATCGATCCGCACGCCGTCTCCCCGTATATACTCCATCCAGCCCTGCTCGATGGTTGCCTTACTTTATCGGCTGCCATGCTGGTGTACAGTGCGGAACCTATTCCGGCGGGAGTCAGTTTCGCGCCAGCCGCCTGTGAATCATTGCAAATGACGGGAAAGGGTGCGGTAACGCTGAGGGTACATTGTCAATTACGGGAACGGTCACCCGTGCAGGTTATTTTCGATATTGCAGCGTTCGACGAACGTGGAAATGTCCACCTTACACTCCACGGACTTACATTGAAACGGTTTCGTCGCGAAACGCTCCCTGCATCAACGCCACCGTTACGCTATGACTTTGTATGGCGAACGGCGCCAGTAGCATTGGATAATCAACCGTTCCCATCGGGAAGATGGATCGTTTTGAGCGATGGATCACGCTGGGCGCATGCGCTTGCGAATGCTTTGCACGAACATGGTGCGACGGTGCGTATGCTCGATACTCAAGCCGCTTTACAGGCTACCGTAACGCAGGAATGGCTTGAACAGGAGCCGTTGCGCGGGATTCTCTCGTGCTGGAGTGAATCGGTCACGAAAAATCTTACGCTTGTGCACCATATGCTGGCACTCGGCATTACTCCGCCACTCTTTTTCATAACGGCGGGTGTGTTTAATCCGACTGGGATGGATCGAGCCATCTGCACATCAGGTGCGGCACTGTGGGGATTTGGTGCCAGTATTGCGGCAGAAAGAACGGAACTCCGCTGCACGCTAATTGATCTTTCTCTCTGGCCAAGCGCAGATGAAATGATCGCATGCTTGCACGAACTGGCAGCCAATACCAGCGAAGGGCGGATAGTTTTACGCGGAAGCAGTCGGTATGTGGCACGGTTAACGCCATCAACGGCAACCGTTTCGGCTCCTGAATCGCTCACACTTCCAATAACTGACGGCTTCTGTCTCGATATACCAACACGTGGAAGTATTGATGCGCTGGAAGTGGTCACGCGCTCGCGGCGTACGCCGAATGCAGGCGAAGTAGAAGTGCAGATTCACGCTGTCGGACTCAATTTTCGCGATGTACTGAACGTGTTAGGGCGATATCCCGGTGATCCTGGCATGCCAGGATTTGAATGCAGTGGTGTGGTTGTCGCCGTTGGCGATGGCGTGACCAGTATTGTCGCTGGCGACCGTGTCGTCGTATTGAATGCCGAAGGGTGTATTGCTGATTATATCACGGTTGCTGCAACGCAGTGCATGTCGATTCCCCAAAATTGGCGGTATGTAGAGGCCGCAACGATCCCAGTGGCGTTTCTGACGGCGTGGTACGGCGTGCATCATCTGGCTGGCATACGTGCGGGTCATCGCGTACTCATTCACGCGGCAACGGGTGGAGTGGGGTTGGCAGCCGTGCAACTTTGCCGTGCCGTGGGCGCCGAAATTTTTGCCACTGCCGGAAGTGAGGAAAAAAGAACGTTCCTGCGCGAAATGGGTGTGGCGCACGTTATGGATTCGCGCACGGTTGATTTTGCCGATACGATCCGACACCTCACTCAAGGTGCAGGGGTTGATAGTATTTTAAATTCGTTAGCGGGTGATGCTATTGACGCCAGCCTTGCCCTCCTGACAGAGGGTGGAACCTTTATTGAAATCGGTAAAGCCGATATGCGCAGTGATGCTGACATTGCAGCACGTTATCCGCATATCTCGTATCATCGTTTTGATCTGGCAACTGTCGCGCTGCAAACGCCACAGATACTGTCGACAGGCTTTGAAAGCGTCATCGCTGATATGGCGGCCGGTCGCTTGCTGCCACTTCCGATGACCGTTTTTCCGGTACAACGCGCGCGTGAGGCGTTCCGATTTTTGGCGCAAGCGCGCCAGATCGGTAAAGTGGTGATATCACTGGCCGATCGGATGCGTGAGCGAAACCTCTCTACCGTTGGCGTTATTGACACGGCGGCGAGTTATTTGATCACGGGTGGTTGTGGCGCTTTGGGACTGCTGCTTGTGCAATGGCTGGCTGATGCTGGGTGCCGTTCCATGGCGATTATCGGTCGGAGCGCTCCTACAGATGCCGCGAGCACTACCATTGAACATTTGCGCCAACAAGGGATAACCATATTGATCCTGCAAGGCGATGTTTCCATTCCAGCAGACGTCCAGCGTAGTTTGCGTACGCTTCGTAGTGCACTTCCGCCGCTCAAAGGGATTTTCCATGCCGCTGGCGTTTTAGACGATGCGTTGGTGTCAGAGCTTCATGATGAACGAATAGAGCGTGTGATGCGCCCTAAAATTGATGCGGCGTGGAACTTACACCATGCGACCGAACACGATGAACTTGATTTTTTTGTTCTTTTTTCATCTTTCACGGCACTCACGGGGAGCCCAGGACAAGCGAATTATGCTGCAGCGAATGCCGCACTGGATGGTTTTGCACGGTGGCGTCGCAGTCAGGGATTGGCTGCAACCTCGATGAACTGGGGGGCTTGGGGAGCCGTAGGGATGGCAACGCGAGGTGGTCGCGAAGAACGGTTAGCCGCACGTGGCATCCGGTCTATGGCACCTGACGACGCTTTCGCTGCTATGGAAGTAGCTCTTCGTACACACACAACACAATGTGCCATCGCGGATATCGACCCTGTGCAGTTGGCTTCATTTTTAGTTTCGACCGCTCACGACTTACTTGCTGAAGTACGCAATCCGAATGCCATCACTTCCGACCACACTGAGGATCCGGCCGCGATGTGGCTGGCACAATGCCGCGCAGCAGCACCGACAGAACAATCTGCGTGTATGCTGAAAGTTGTGCAGGTGTTGGCGGCGAAGGTTATGGGACAGAGTGATCCTGAACGAATAGAAATTGATCGTCCCTTGCAGGAACAGGGCTTTGATTCACTCATGGCGGTCGATTTACGCAATATGTTGGCGCGAACACTGGCCGTCGAATTGCCGGTTTCACTCCTCTTTGATTACCCAACACCCCTGAAAATGAGTCAGTACCTTTTACCTACCGTCGTCCCCTTGACAAATTGGAGTGAAACCACGTCGGAAAGCGATAGCGCGCACGAAAAGTCAGCCGATGATTTGGTTGATGAAATTGAGCGACTTTTGAACGGAGGGAGTGTGTAA